A stretch of Apteryx mantelli isolate bAptMan1 chromosome 24, bAptMan1.hap1, whole genome shotgun sequence DNA encodes these proteins:
- the LOC136994160 gene encoding olfactory receptor 14J1-like: protein FNEFLLQAFADTRQLQLLHFWLFLGIYVAALLGNGLIITAVACDHRLHTPMYFFVLNLSLLDLGTISTTVPKSMANSLSSTRAISYWECAAQVFHFYFLLATEYSVLTVMAYDRYVAICRPLHYGTIMSSRACVKMAAAAWSTGFIYGLLHTANTFSIPLCQGNVLEQFFCEIPQILKLSCSDTYLRELGLVVVSACLAFGCFVFIVLSYAQIFTVVLRIPSEQGRHKAFSMCLPHLAVVSLLISTAMFAYLKPASLSSPILDLVVSVLYAVVPPTVNPLIYSMRNKELQDALK from the coding sequence ttcaacgagttcctcctccaggcatttgcagatacgcggcagctgcagctcttgcacttctggctcttcctgggcatctacgtggctgccctcctgggcaatggcctcatcatcacagccgtagcctgcgaccaccgcctccacacccccatgtacttcttcgtcctcaacctctccctcctcgaccttggcaccatctccaccactgtccccaaatccatggccaattccctgagcagcaccagggccatttcctactgggaatgtgctgcacaggtttttcatttttactttctcttagcaactgagtattctgttctcactgtcatggcctatgaccgctacgtggccatctgcagacccctgcactacgggaccatcatgagcagcagagcttgtgtcaaaatggcagcagctgcctggagcactggtttcatctatggtctcctgcacactgctaacacattttccataccactctgccaaggcaatgtcctggagcagttcttctgtgaaatcccccagatcctcaagctctcctgctcagacacctacctcagggaacttgggcttgttgtggttagtgcctgtttagcctttgggtgttttgttttcattgtgctgtcctacgcgcagatcttcacagttgtgctgaggatcccctctgagcagggccggcacaaagccttctccatgtgcctgcctcacctggccgtggtctccctgcttatcagcactgcaatgtttgcctacctgaagcccgcctccctctcctccccaattctggatctggtggtgtctgttctgtacgcagtggtgcctccaacagtgaaccctctcatctacagcatgaggaacaaggagctccaggatgcactgaag